The stretch of DNA CCCAACGCAGACTCTCATTGATCTGGTTCGAAAGGCTCTCTTCTATTTCGGTAAAGTAGGGGTGACTCATGCTGCACGAATAGGGAAGGCCGTGCCGACTTTCCTCTTTATCTCTGGGCTCTGCTCTTGAGCCATGGTCTTTGTGGGGATTTAAGATGTCATGGAAAGATGAAGAAAGCGGCTGACTCTTCCGGCCTCGACTGTGATGTTTATCTGCTGAGGAGGTGAGGAGACAAATGTTTGTGCCCGCTAGAATGCCCTTGTGCCCGCTAGAATGCCCAATGAACCAGTGATGTAAGGGACGGGGCCTGCCCTTAGCCAGGGTTCCGATGGCAGGAACCTGGGACATCGCCACTGCTTTTTAGTGCCAGAggcacctttttctttttgtgggtgCACTCAcgccttgtgcatgctaaacaTAAGCTCTGCCACGACCTACACCCCAACCAGGGAACCAAGAGACTCTAAAGAGACCCTAAAGTTTCACTAACTGTTAGTGTCAAGCGACAAAAGGAGAAGCCAGATCTGAAGGCCCGTATGACTCCTGGTGTCCTGTTCTTCATACTGGACCTGCTATCCCTCAACTTAACCTCATACCTGCACACCAAATACTCTTCCCACGTCTGTGACCCTACACCCGTCTAGACACTGTATGGTAAGGGGGGGAATGGAGGGGACACGGGGGAAATTACAAATATTGTAATCAGTAGTGTACCGAACCAGGAAGTGCTCTTTATTTCCcttaaagtgttttaaaagatttatttactttttgtataTAAGTGCTTTGCTTGAATgttgtttgtgcaccatgtgcatcctggtgcccagagaagtcagaagagggcatcagatcccttggaactggagttacaaatggttgtgaaccaccatgtgggtgctgggaattgaacctgggtctctgaaggaacaagtattcttaaccatggagccatctctccagcccctctttttttctcccccccccttctttttttcccctggtttttcaagatagggtttctctgtgtaacagttctggctattcttggaactcgctctgcagaccaggttgaccacctcgaactcacagagatctgcctgtctctacctcctgagtgctggggttaaaggcctgaggcaccactgcctggactttttttctctctctttttgagatgGATTCTCACATAtcttcaggctggcttcaagctcccTAAATAGCCTAGAATGTGCTTGAACTTCTGCCTGCATCTCCCAATGATAGAACTGCAAGCATAAACCAGCACCCCTGGTTTCTGGTTTGATGGACTCCAGGGCTCTGTGGGTACTAGGCAAACcttctatcaactgagctacaaaGAGCccaggggccgggcggtggtggtacaccgcgcacgcctttaatcccagcactcgggaggcagaggcaggcggatctctgtgagtttgagaccagcctggtctacaagagctagttccaggacaggctccaaaaaaaccacagagaaaccctgtcgcgaaaaaaaaaaaaaaaagagcccagggACACTTATGCACCTTTGCAcgttcctttcttcccttccctccccccctccctttttctctgttCACATCTCTAGCACTGCAGAATTGCTTGTAAATGCTATAAATGCTGATTTTTCATCAGCTCCTCTTCCGGTTTATATCTCCTCAAGAAAGGCAAGTTGTGGGAGGATTAAggtggtaataataataataataataataataataataataataataatacagttcAGTCTTGACATTTCCTCACCCTCCTATTCTCTGAAAACTATCTGCTGTCCCCTGCTAACAGTTTGATTCCCACAGTCAAAAGTTGCGCCAAAAAGACAAAGCGAACTACTCCGTGTTTTGCTGGTACACCGAGAATCCATTGCCTTTTCCTCCCTTTAGCTCCATTCTGCCTGCAGAAGTCATGCTAACCCCCATTGCTCCTTCCCCAAACCACAGCACTGTGGGAAGCCTGTAGCCCCTTCCACTACCCACACTGCATGCGCAACCAATGCCTAACACCTGAGCCCATGTCTAGCCATGCCAGAGGTCAGGGCCACTTTCCTGCTGGCCAAAGCCACACAGGTGACACCGGAGTCACATCACTGCCGGGTGGAGGCATCCTGCTTCACCGCCGCATTCTTCATTAGAGTGGGCACTTGGTGTCTTTGCTAGAATATCTGGGGGTTCTATGATTGAACTTAGGGAGAGGCAGGGACTCTGGGTTCCTGGAAGGTGCTGGTGTATGTGTTTACAGGTGAAGGTCTTGGTGAGCAAGACTAGTTACCTGTTGTGGGTGTGATGTTTGTGCATGTCTATGAATGTAAGTGCCTAGAACACCTGTGTCGGTATAATGTTTTGGAGGAGGGTATCTGCTAAGTATTTTTGGATATTCCCAGTTGTGGTTTTTTCCACCTATGCAATAAACCAAATCCAGTCGAATTAATAAAACCAGACttaatctgagcaaagcaatTGCTGGGTGACTCTCggggaagaaagcaggagagaaatcacGTGGCTGGTCTATGGGCAGGGTCTTAACTACCCTGTAGGTGTGATCTTGAGCATCTCAGGGGAAGGAGCCACAGCTTGGTGGGGTTACTCCAGGGCGGGActggcaagagagagagaggtgggaccGAGGTGGGGCTTCCACCTAAACAGTATCTATGCCTGTGAGCATCTAGAGTACCTGCATGGGTATGATATATGGGTATATCTATGCGTGTGAGCGTCTAGAGTACCTACCTGCATGGGTATGATATACTGGTATATCTATGCGTGTGAATGTCTAGAGTACCTGCATGGGTATGATATACGGGTATATCTATGCGTGTGAGTGTCTAGAGTACCTGCATGGGTATGATATACGGGTATATCTATGGGTGTGAGTGTCTAGAGTACCTGCATGGGTATGATATATGggtatatctatgtatgtgtctagAGTACCTGCATGGCTATGATATATGggtatatctatgtatgtgtctagAGTACCTGCATGGNNNNNNNNNNNNNNNNNNNNNNNNNNNNNNNNNNNNNNNNNNNNNNNNNNNNNNNNNNNNNNNNNNNNNNNNNNNNNNNNNNNNNNNNNNNNNNNNNNNNtatctatgtatgtgtctagAGTACCTGCATGGCTATGATATATgagtatatctatgtatgtgtctagAGTACCTGCATGGCTATGATATATGGGTGTATCTATGCATGAAAGTGTCTAGTATCTAGTTGTGCAATTTGTGTTGGCATCTATGCATCTACGTAAGTACCTAACCAAATCCACATGTGTGCAGcctacatgtgtatgcatgaagGCGCCATCATACTTTAGATGAGTTGGATAGTGTCATATTGCTATAAGAAGACATTGTAAAGAGTGTTAGTGAtgttaggtggtggtggcggcacatgccgcctttaatcccagaatttggtaggcagatctctgagctcaagcccagcttggtctacagagcaagttccaggacagtcaaggctccaaagagaaacactgtctcggaaatccaaaaccaaaacaacaaaaagtgtgGGTGGTGATGGCAGGATGAGAAGGGTCCGCCATGAGTTTCCGCAGTATATAGCTGTCCCTTGGTGGAGTCCATTCACAGAAGATTCTGTCTACGTCTTTTTACACGGGCGTGATTCCTACTAGAGGGGAGAGAGCCTGAAGTCTATCTGTTCCTCTGTGGGAGTATCAACTAATACCTTTGCTTCTGGGCTAGTCTCTTTGAGAAGTCTGGAAGGGTGTGTTTGCCTGAGGAGCTAGGAAGTTGAAAGGAGGTGGGTATACATAAATTAGGTGTAAGGCTCTTGGGGTCGGTATCTGTGGGGGTATCTGTGTGGGGTGGAAGATCCTTAGATATTGAGGGTTCTCGGAGGAGGGAGTCTTTGGATATATTGGGACTAAAATTGGTAGAGACTTCCTTGGTAATTAAGGGGTCTCTGTGGTGGTGGGCATAGTCTTATGGGTAGGGTTGGGCATCTCTGGGCTGCCCCAAAGTGTCCTGTGTCACTGTCAGGGTGTGGTGTCTGTTTCTGGCCTGAGGTGACTTCCAGGTAGAAGGGGCATCTGTGTGAGGAATCTCAGGTCCAAGAGCCAAAGCAGCCTCGCTAGCTGCTCCTCTTACCGTCCCCCTTGCCCGAACCtttggtctttttcttcttctttttcttcttcaccttCCGTTTGGCCAGATCGGAGGTGGTGCCCACGATGGGGGGCAGCTTGGAACTCGGGGAGCCCTCAGCGCCCCCTTCCCgcgcctcctcctcctcgtcgTCCTCTCCCTCCTCGACAAACTCCGCCGCTCCGGTCCCACCGCGGCCGGCCATCCGCCCACGGGACCGCGACCTGCGCCTGGAACAGCCGAAGACCCGCGCCAGGCGGGCTCCAGGAGCTCACTGCTCGCCTGGCCACGCGTCTCCATGGCGACCGCTCCTCGTCTCAAGCTCAACCACGAAGTCGCCGCCAGGGGTCGCCTGCGCCTCTAGCCGTACGCATGCGTGTTTCGATTTGTTTGAGACCTGACCAGTGCGAAGCACGATAGAGATTGTTCATGCTTGGGCTGACAGTGATATATCTTAGTCACTTCTGTGCCATTTTAAATGATagcccttttttttctcttttcttattttatttatcaaaagaGAAATTTTATCTGTTTTGGACACGGTCTCATAAAGTTCGagctggctgacctggaattaaTTCCTCATTCTCTTGTACCtgctcccaaggactgggattacaggcatgagctattgctatctgcaccccccccccatacacactttAATAAATTGTCCAGGGTGGTCTGAAACTCTCACTGTATCccagcaggcctggaactcatggtttTCCTGTGTTAGCCTCCCAgtaactaggattacaggtatgagacGCCAGTCCTGGAAcctcataaaaatagttttctgtcgggcagtggtggcattaaaatcccagcactcgggaggcagaggcaggtggatctctgtgagttccaggacagccaggactgttacacagagaaaccctgttttgaaaaacaaaacaaaatttgttttctttaaaaaaagaatttattaattaatgtttattttgtgtatgtttcaCCTGAGTGTATGTGTACCTCTTGTTGaggttgtatgcatgtgtttttatgttgtatgcatgtgtttttatgttgtatgcatgtgtttttaatttactgGAGCTCTGCTGTGAGCCAGAGTACACAGGGCAAGACCAAGTAGAGATGGTTATATCTCTTTCACTCCTGTGCTGTCTCAGAGGTAAGAAGGGCACACCAGACCCTCAGGAACGGAGTTAAAGATGTCTGTgagctgtggtgctgggaacccgaattgggtcctctgcaagagcatcaagtgctacGAGCTGCTAGCCACCTCctcagcaccccacccccaccccatggcaATTCTTATCAAGACTATACTAACAGGCTGCGGAATGTAGTTCAATGGTAGGGTGCTTATACAGCAAGTGGGAGACCCATGTGACCCATCAACCCAGCACCACAGTTTTAAGAAGCCCAAGCTCATTAATATAATTCGAAAGCCTGATAGGATCTGTTGCTTACTTTTCTTTCAGGTTTAGCCACCACAGGACATATTATCCAAATATGACTGCCAAAAGCCCGAGGTGTAGCTTAGCTGGCACcatgcttgcctaacatacatCAAGTCCTGTGTTTGATCACCAGCACCCCATATactgggcagggtggcacatgcctctaatcccagcactcgggaggtgagGATAAATGAGGAAagtcaagatcatccttggctccaatctgactctgaggccagccagatTACAGGGGACACTGTCTAAAACCACAACAACCAAACCCAAGTATGACTGCCACAATATTTCTTATCCCGTAAGCGCTTCTGGAATCTCAGCATTCCCACAGAAGGAGGCCATTAGACTCTTCCCCTCCAGTCTGGGTGGATTTGTTGACGTTCTTGTCATGAATAGTCTGTGTCACGTCTGTGATGTAGCTCATTTGCTGGAGTGCTTGCCTTATACGCATGGACCCGGGGCTTCCTACCTTCACGCCCCCTCCTACTCTCCGCCCTGTcttccttgcttgctttatttaaaggtgagtttaaaattttaaacttctctgagttcaagaccagcctggtctacagagtgagtttcaaatCTCTGCTGTGGCAGCTCATTTCTGGAGCTTAGATCGCCCACACTCCAGCTattatatggcttaagatgaaggcccttctttaaaatggagtttgcaaagtcaaGTCCTCACACCCTGTCTCGAATTcctcccccagaaaaaaaaaaaaaagaaagaagctatgTTTTCTTGAGTCTTAAGGTTAGGTTCAAAACCCATCTCAAA from Microtus ochrogaster isolate Prairie Vole_2 chromosome 7, MicOch1.0, whole genome shotgun sequence encodes:
- the C7H17orf97 gene encoding protein LIAT1 isoform X1 — translated: MAGRGGTGAAEFVEEGEDDEEEEAREGGAEGSPSSKLPPIVGTTSDLAKRKVKKKKKKKKTKGSGKGDADKHHSRGRKSQPLSSSFHDILNPHKDHGSRAEPRDKEESRHGLPYSCSMSHPYFTEIEESLSNQINESLRWDGVLTDPEAEKERIRIYKMNRRKRYRLVALKGFHSDPSTEESVENLPYLSDKDCGPSSKQPSSKGDHAHSYFEATKLLHPELATTAAE
- the C7H17orf97 gene encoding protein LIAT1 isoform X2; translated protein: MAGRGGTGAAEFVEEGEDDEEEEAREGGAEGSPSSKLPPIVGTTSDLAKRKVKKKKKKKKTKGSGKGDDKHHSRGRKSQPLSSSFHDILNPHKDHGSRAEPRDKEESRHGLPYSCSMSHPYFTEIEESLSNQINESLRWDGVLTDPEAEKERIRIYKMNRRKRYRLVALKGFHSDPSTEESVENLPYLSDKDCGPSSKQPSSKGDHAHSYFEATKLLHPELATTAAE